The Saccopteryx leptura isolate mSacLep1 chromosome 5, mSacLep1_pri_phased_curated, whole genome shotgun sequence nucleotide sequence gattatgaacttaatttttttattatattttgttttgttattttagaatttaGAGTATGAATCTTTAATTATCAGTGCAACTTCAAATAATGTTATACCACTTTCCATATAGTATATGAACTTTACATTATTCTACCTTCATTTATACATTTCCAACTTTCATACTGTTTTGTttgaattcctttttttctgtttgaaaataatgtttactATAATATTCACAATTTTTAGCATACCCTCACCTCagtcaattaaataaaaaggtaaaatgtaaaaaatttagtTGAAATCagaatatgcttttttaaaaaaagcatagaacttaaattttaaatgctgcTTAAGAAAAAGTCTTTCCTAGTAAACTATATGCATACACATTGccccaaaatatatacaaatttttacaCTAAAATATTTATGTGTAGTGGTTCACTTAAGACTATCTTTTACATTAGCTTACTTTATAAATAGGCTATTCTATATGACATATGATATAAGCATATATGTTAAATATAccaaataaagtacataaaaaggagacataaaaaaaactggggaaaatgttttttttccctgtagGATCTACACAGTAAATCACTGCAATTAGTGAGACCACATATAATGTCTGAAGAATATTAATTTGGCAAATACTTTCCAGGAAAATATCTAAGTTAGAAgaataataaatttctattgtaaGAATTTATGTTTCCATTAATATTCAGTAAAGTTTTTGTAGTCTTcctaatatgtataaaaatattgcttttaGGGTTAAAACAAGGACAAGTTCTTCAGCTTACATAGGTTAGTTACACCTCTTAATCAAGTGTGTGTAGCAAAAGAACCAAATCCTGGCCCATAATGttagaaaatgtttgctgaaaaATTCCCCACAGTCATAAAGAATATTCATAAAGTATCTGAATATTCTATATtcaggaggccatggagcaggaTTTTATGACAATGGCGGGGATTAGCCCCCAAAGTGCTGGCCCAACCTTAACGTGTCAATGTTAAAAAACACACCAACTGTTTCTGCAGTGATTTTTGCTGTAATTTATTTACTTCAAAACACTTGTAAGATTCTCATAAGTTACATAGAAAGTGgtttataaataaatgcacagTCTATGATGGTGCCATTACATTAAGCGACAGAATTTCTAGAAAGCTTTATGTAGAAATGTATGTAGAAAGCTCATGCTTGATGTTATTATGGTATACCTGAGATGTATCTTGCTCCAATTAATATCATCAAGCTACTCACTATAAAAAAGCCCAAGGGCAGAGTAGAGAAGACAGCAGAATTATCACTTTCAGGAGACTGGGCTGTAATCCAACCCATTGACTTCATCATAGCTTTCTTCCATGTAGAATAACGTATTTCACTTTCTGTGGTCTTAATTTGTGGCTCAATCCGTTCCATCAAGATGGTTGACAAATCCTTGGGTTTAAGACTCCAAACGCCCACCCCTTCTGCAGCCCCTGCTGCCATGGCAGCTCCTAGTGCAGTTATTTCAGGCATAGTGGACTTTATTACTGGAATATGCAGAATGTCTGCTTGTAGTTGCATAAGAACTTTGTTCTTGGTCATTTTTCCATCTACCTGCAAATGACTGAACAGAATTCCACAGTCACGGTTCATGGCATCCAAAATCTCTCGGGTTTGGAAACAAACGGCTTctaatgcagcaaaagcaatatgACTTTTATTGGTGAACTGAGTGAGACCACAGATAATCCCTCTTGCACTGGGATCCCAGTAAGGTGCATATAACCCTGAAAAGGCTGGGATGAAGTAGCAGCCATAAGAAGTACCTGCTTCTTTAGCAAGTATTTCAATTTCTTCTGAGGTCTCTATAATTCCAAGATTGTCTCTTAGCCAGCGAATAACAGCACCGGCTATAGCAACAGAACCTTCTAGTGCGTAACATACTGGCTTGTCTCTGCCTAGTTTGTAAGCCACTGTGGTCAGAAGGccatgatcagaaaatatacactTATGACCAGTATTACACAGTAAGAAACAACCTGTTCCATACGTGTTTTTGGCTTGTCCTTCCTGGAAGCACATTTGTCCCACTAATGCAGCAGATTGGTCCCCCAAGCACCCAGATATCGGTATACCTTCTAAGGCTCCAGCTTTCACTTTGCCATAGATCTCAGAAGAACTGCAGACATTTGGAAGAATGTTCATTGGAATTTCAAAAAAGTTACAGAGGTCTTTATCCCATTCCAGAGAATGAATGTTGAAAAGCATCGTCCTGCTTGCATTTGTTACATCCGTACAGTGGATACCTCCATTAACTCCTCCTGTCAAATTCCAGATAAGCCAGGAATCAACAGTACCAAAAAGAGCTCTGCCTTCTTCAACAGCCTTTTGAGCTGGTTCTACATTGTCAAGAATCCAACGAAGTTTCACTGCACTGAAGTAAGTGCTGAGTGGCAGGCCTGTCTTGGACTTGACAAAGTTATTATTTCCTGGAATTTTTTTACTGAGATTCTCAACAGTAGACTGGGTCCTTAGATCCAGCCACGCCACAGCACTGTAGAACGCCTCTCCCGTGAACCTGTCCCAGACCACGGTGGTTTCCCTCTGGTTGCTGACACCGATGGCTTTTATGTTGGAGACATCAATATTCAGGTCGTTCAGTTCCGCACACGTTCTCTCTATACACTCATAGGCAGACTGAATAATTGCCTTGGGATCTTGTTCCACCCATCCTTCTTTTGGAAACTCTTGTGTTAATTCCACTTGATGGTGACTGAGTAGTTCTGCTGTTTTTGAATGGAAAACTAGAAAGCGAGAGGAGGTAGTGCCCTGGACCAATGCCCCCACCAACGGCCCCACAACTGACTTCCGTGGGGCCGCCATGAAACCAGTTGGTGGGCTCTGCGGCTCCGGTGCCGTTTCCctggtgatggaggtggggggaggggcatgtgGTGCCTCAGAAGTCTAAAGCGCAGGCGCAGTGTCTGCTTGGGCCAACCTTAAGCGGCTTGAGGCAATCTCTGCTCTTTAACGGGTGCTACGTCTTTTCACCCCGTACCCCCCTCTCAACTACTCAATTATGTTTTAAGgaagtaaaattcttttttaaaaaacatatgttTACCCACATAATTACTGTTACCAGTGCTCTTTGATCTACAATGTGGATccatatttctgttattttcttttgtaagatTTCCCTCAGCATTTCTTGTAGTGTGTTCCGTTGCAAATGAATTAATCTCACTTTTGAATGTCTGAGAAGTATTTCCTCTTAAGATTTAAAGGTGTTTTCTCAAGATATAGAactctaattaatttttttttcaggacctTGAAAACTCTTACTCCATCTTCTCTTTGGTCGTTTTAAGTGTGAATGTCACTTTCATCCTTATCTTTAGCATGTCTATTTTCTTTCACTGCTTTTAAGTGAAAGTGCCTTTCTCTTTATCAATGGTTGTGGTTAGTTTTATAATGATGTATCttgatgtaattttttatttgctgtgtTTGGGGCACATGAAACTGTTTAGCTTTATAGATTTCATCAACTTTGAATAACTTTGAGCCAGTAtttctacaaatatattttattctctcttctctgccttaAGGAATCCAATCACATATTGCAGTTGTCCTACAGATCACTGATGCTCTACTTATTATTATAGTTTCTACCTATGGGTCATTTTAGATAGTTTTTATTGCTATGTTTTCAAGTTtactaatctttccttctccaatGTCTAAACAGCATATTCATCCAGTGTACTTTTCACCTTACACATTGTTATTTCTTCCCAAAAATTTAAGTGgaagttcttaaaatatttacttaattttttaacacATTGACTATAGTTAGAatacttataattttattttctgctaatTGTAACAACTGTGTCAGTTCTGTTTCAATTTTGAGTAATTATCTCTTTATTATGGCTtatctttctctgcttctttgcATATCTGATAATTTCTGGTTAGATGCCAAACATTGTGAATTTTACCTGGTTAGGTTCTTAGATATATTTGCATtcctataaatctttttttttttttttttttttacagagacagagaaagagtcaaagagagggatagatagggacagacaggaatggagagagatgggaagcatcaatcatcagtttttcattatgacaccttaatttttcattgattgctttctcatatgtgccttgactgtgggccttcagcaaaccaagtaactccttgctcaagccagcgaccttgggtctaagctggtgaactttgctcaaaccagatgagcccgcgctcaagctggcaaccttgaggtctggaacctgggtcctccacatctcagtctgatgctctatccattgtgccaccacctggtcaggctaaatctttttctttgttttgggaTACAGTTACTCAGAAGCGGTTTTATTCATTTGTGTCTTGCATGTAAGATTTCTCTGAAACAGGACAGTGCTCA carries:
- the GK2 gene encoding glycerol kinase 2; protein product: MAAPRKSVVGPLVGALVQGTTSSRFLVFHSKTAELLSHHQVELTQEFPKEGWVEQDPKAIIQSAYECIERTCAELNDLNIDVSNIKAIGVSNQRETTVVWDRFTGEAFYSAVAWLDLRTQSTVENLSKKIPGNNNFVKSKTGLPLSTYFSAVKLRWILDNVEPAQKAVEEGRALFGTVDSWLIWNLTGGVNGGIHCTDVTNASRTMLFNIHSLEWDKDLCNFFEIPMNILPNVCSSSEIYGKVKAGALEGIPISGCLGDQSAALVGQMCFQEGQAKNTYGTGCFLLCNTGHKCIFSDHGLLTTVAYKLGRDKPVCYALEGSVAIAGAVIRWLRDNLGIIETSEEIEILAKEAGTSYGCYFIPAFSGLYAPYWDPSARGIICGLTQFTNKSHIAFAALEAVCFQTREILDAMNRDCGILFSHLQVDGKMTKNKVLMQLQADILHIPVIKSTMPEITALGAAMAAGAAEGVGVWSLKPKDLSTILMERIEPQIKTTESEIRYSTWKKAMMKSMGWITAQSPESDNSAVFSTLPLGFFIVSSLMILIGARYISGIP